The Pseudonocardia sp. HH130630-07 DNA window GCTCACCACACTGGACCGGCTCAGCGGCGGCCGGATGGTCTGCGGTGTGGGCCTCGGCGCCCCGATCGGGGACGAGTTCGGTCGTTTCGGGGAACCGACCGATCCCAGGGTGCTCGCGGAGAGGCTCGACGAGGGGCTCGACGCGCTGGCGATGCTCTGGTCCGGGGAGCCCGCCCACTACCAGGGGCGGCACGTCGTGCTCGACGACGTGCTGTGCCTGCCGGTGCCGGTGCAGCGACCGCGGATCCCGGTCTGGGTCGCCGGCAACTGGCCGAACCGGCGACCGCTGCGCCGGGCCGCCCGCTGGGACGGCGTGATCCCGATCCTCCCCGGCACCGAGACCGGGGAGCTGCCGTCCGCCGGCGACGTGGCACGGGTGGTGGAGGTCGTCGGCGGGCAACGTGCCGAGACCGGTGCCCTGGATCGCCCGTTCGACGTCGTGATCGGTGGGACCACGGCCCCGGAGCAGGCCGACCGCGTCGCGGAACTCGCCGGGGCCGGTGCGACCTGGTGGGACGAGCGGCGCCCGTTCGACGACCGGGTCGGCGAGCTGGGGCCGCTGCTGCGCCGCGTCGAGCAGGGGCCGCCCCGGCTCGCGCCGTGAGCGGCCCCGGCCCGCCGCCGGCGCTCAGCCCAGCAGCAGGAACGGCACCACCATCGTGAGGATGGTGAAGGCCGGACCGATGAGGACCATCGAGAACCCCCACACCGTCAACCGGTTCGACAGCCGCGGCCGTTCCGGCTCCGCCGCCGAGGCGACGATCGTCGCGCCGGTGGTGGAGAACGGCGCGCAGTCCACCAGGGAGGCCGAGATCGCGAGCGCGTAGATGAAGCCCGTCGTCTCCAGCCCGCCGCCGACGACCAGCAGCGGCACCGCGAGCGGGATGAGGGCCCCGAGGATGCCGATCGTCGAGGCGAACGCCGACACCAGCCCGGCGATCACGCAGAGCACGATCGCGGCGACCAGCGGGACGTTCACCGACCGGGCCAGCTCGCCGAGCTGGTCGATCGCACCGAGCCGGGTGAGCACGCCGACGTAGGTGAGGATGCCGCCCAGCAGCAGGATCGTGCCCCAGTCGACCTTGGCCACCGCGCGGCGGCCGACCTCCGGGTTCCACAGCGACAGCCCGACCGCGAGGGTCAGCGCGACGACGCCGAGGTTCACGTCGACCTCGAGCACGGTGAGCGTGAAGAACCCGACGACGAGCAGGACGAGCGTGGCGAGCACACCGATCTGCAGGCCGGTCAGCGCCGGCGCCGGCTCGGTGTGGGTCCGCTCGGCCGTCGCGACACCGCCGCCACCCGGGACCGGGCCGTCGGACGGGTCGGTCGCGGCGCCGCGGCGCGAGCGGCGCACCAGCTCCGGCCCGCCGAACATGAGGAAGGCGACGAGCACGACCAGGGCGTTCACTCCGACCGAGAGGAAGAACATCAGCCCGGCGTCGTAGGGGATCCCGGCGGTGCGGGCGACCGTGCCGACGGTGATGCCGTTGATGCTGGTCGGCGCCAGCGCGCCACCGACGATCGCGGAGCTCATCGCGATGCCCATCAGCGTGGGGCTGATCCGGTGCGTGGTGGCCAGCGACATCGTGATCGGCACGACCGCGAACGCGGCGTGCGAGGTGCCCAGGCAGGCCACGGCGGTGCCGATCAGCCACATCGCCCAGGGCAGCAGCGCGACCCGGTCGCCGACCAGCCGCACCGAGCGGTCGACCAGCCAGTCGATCGTCCCGGTCTCCCGGGCCATCCCGAACAGGTAGGTGATGCCCAGCAGGATCAGCAGTGCGTCGACCGGGAAGTCGCCCAGGATGTCGTCCAGGCTCTCCCCGACCACCCCGATGCCGACGACGAACGCCGCCACCAGCGCGAGCGCCCCCATGTGCACGTTGCGGATCGCCGAGATGGCGAAGACCAGCGCGAACACGATCAGCGCGATGACCTCGGGGCTCATGCCGGCACCCCCGCCCCGGTCATGGCGGCCTCGGCGACGCGGTGCGCCGCGAGCGCACCGGGGTCGGCACCGTCGAGATCGCCGACGCGCACCAGCTCACCGGCTCCGACGGCCCGGTTCAGCCGGGCGCCGGCCAGCAGGTAGTACGGCGCGACGCCGGGCTCCGCGGCGACCATCACCGGGGCGACCCCGGCGATCTCGTGGTGGTGCCCGGCGACGGTGAACTCCGTCCCCGGATCCAGGTCACCGGCGGTGCGGGCGGCCAGCACCGTCGTCGGACGGGGCTGCGGCGCGGGGCCCGCCCCGTCGACGGCGGCGTGGATCGTCAGCGGCGTCTCCGCGCCCATCGCGTGGTAGGGCCAGTACAGGCAGGCGTAGCGGCCGTCGCGGCTCACGACGTGCCCCTTGCCGCGCAACATCTCCCAGGTCACCGGGTCGTCGGTGCGGACGACGGCGAACACCCCGCCCGCGACGCTCGCCTCGCCCGGCAGCCGCAGCGCCGAGAAGACGTCGACCACGCCGTCGCGGGACCGGACGCCGCCGTGCTCGCGCGCGGCGTAGACGTCGGCCAGCTCCGCGATCCGGGCGACCGGGTAGTGCAGGTCCTCACGGTCCGGCACGGCCCCGGTGCGGGTGGCGACGACCGTCATCTCGCACAGGTCGGCCGCGGCCGAGCGCTTCAGGGCGGCGACGGCGTCGGCGCGGGCCGCCAGCGTGGCGCGGACGTCGGGGCCGAGGTCCAGCAGGCCGGCCAGCGCGGGCGCCGGGAAGACCGAGCCGTTCTGCTCGACGGTGCCCGCGACCGGGTCGAGCACCAGGTCGTACTCCCCAGCCTTGCCGATCGCGACGATCTCCAGGCCGGTCGCCGACACCCAGTCGACGAGCCGGATCAGGTTGGCCGGCTGGTCGCCGTCGGCCGGCAGGTAGGCGCGTCCGGCCGCCCGGGCCCGCTCGGCGAGCGCGATCCCGGCGACCGTGTCGACCTCCTTGGAGACCATGACCACGTGCACGCCGTGGTCGAGCGCGGCAGCGGCGCACGCGGTGCCGACGTCGATCCGGCCGGTCGCCTCGACGAGCACGTCGACGTCGGCCCAGGCCACGCCGGCGGCGTCGGGGAGCACGGTGAGCCGGTCCCGGTCGAGCCCCAGCTCGGCGAGCGTGCGGTCCAGCCCGGCGGCGTCCGGGTCGACGAGCACGGCCGGCACCAGCTCCGGGGTCCGGCGCAGCTGGGCGAGCAACGTGCGGCCGTAGCCGCCGTTCGCCCCGGTCAGCGCGATCCGGACGGGCACGTGGGCCCGGGCGGGATGGGGATGGATCACCGTTGCTCCAATCGGACGGGGGGTGGCGTGACTCTGACACAGGATCTAGATTTCTACAAACATGCACCAGATTTTCACAAGGAGGATCACCCGATGCTCGGAGCCGTCGCCGACGACTTCACCGGTGCCACGGATCTGGCGATCATGCTGCGCCGCAACGGTCACCGGGTGGCCGTCGTGATCGAGGAGCACGATCCCGGGCCGGCCGTGCGCGCGGGGCTCGACGCCGTCGTGGTGGCGTTGAAGTCCCGGACCGCGCCGGTCGCCGAGGCCGTCGCCGCGTCGGAGCGGGCGGTGGACCGGCTGCGGGACTGGGGCGCCGACCGGCTCTACGTCAAGTACTGCTCGACCTTCGACTCCACCGACCGCGGCAACATCGGCCCGGTGCTCGACGCCGTCGCCGACCGGGCCGGGGCCACGACGGTGGTCGTCGCCCCGGCACTGCCCGCGAACGGCCGGACCGTCTACCAGGGGCACCTGTTCGTCGGGGCGGAGCTGCTCGAGAACTCCCCCATGCGCCACCATCCGCTGACCCCGATGACCCGGTCCCGGGTCGCCGAGCTGCTGGCCCCGCAGACCCCGCACGCCGTCGAGGAGATCGGGCTCGCCACCGTGCGCCGCGGACCGGACGCGGTGCGCACCGCGCTGGCGGACTCCGCGGGGCGCTACGTCGTCGTCGACACGGTGGACGACGACGACCTGCGGACACTCGGCGCCGCCGTCGCCGACGCCCCGGTCGTCAGCGGGGGGTCCGGGCTCGCGCTGGGGCTGCCGGATCCCGGGACCCCGGCCGACGACTGGCGCCCCGCCGCTCCCGGCACGCTCCGGCTGACGCTGTGCGGCAGCGCATCGGCCGCCACCCGCCGCCAGGTGGCCGACGCCGCACGCACCGCACCGACGCTGCGGGTCGACCCGGCCGCCGCGGTGCGGGACCCCGGCGCCGAGATCGCGCGCCTGATCGGCTGGGTGCGGGAGCAGCCCGCCGGTTCCGCACCGGTCGTGTACGCGACGGCCGGGCCGGACGATCTCGTCAGCGAGGTCGACGGGGCGCCGGTCGCGCCCGCCGTGGAGACGGTGCTCGCGGGCACCGGGCGGGAGCTGGTCGCCGACGGCACGGTCTCGCGGCTGCTCGTCGCGGGCGGGGAGACCAGCGGTGCCGTGGTCCGGGCGCTCGGCGTCGGCCTGCTGCGGATCGGGCCGGAGATCGCCCCGGGGATCTGCTGGACGGCGGCGGAGACCGCCGGCGGCCGGGCGGTCACCCTCGCCCTCAAGAGCGGGAACTTCGGCCCGGACGACCTGTTCACCTCGGCCTGGGAGGTGCTCGCGTGAGCCCGGTCGACGAGCTGCTGGCCGCCGGGGCCCGGGTGGTCGCCGACGGCCTCAGCCCCGGTACCAGCGGGAACATCAGCGTCCGCGACGGCGACCGCGTCCTGGTCAGCGGATCCGGCACCTCGCTGGGCGGGCTCGGCCCCGGCGACGTCGCCGTGCTGGACCTCGACGGGCACCACCTCGGCGGGGCCCGGCCGTCCAAGGAGTGGCCGCTGCACCTGGCGTTCTACGCCCGCGACGCCGCGCACCGGGCCGTCGTGCACGTCCACTCCCCCTACGCCGTGGCCGCGTCCTGCCTGGAACCGTGGTCGGAGGCGAGTGCGGTGCCGCCGCTGACGCCGTACTACGTGATGCGGGTCGGGCAGGCGCCGTTGCTGCCCTACCGGCCGCCCGGCGACCCGGCTCTCGGCGACGACCTCGCCGCCTGCCCGTGGGAGCTGCGCGCAGCACTGCTCGCCAACCACGGTTCCGTGCTGGCCGGCCGGGACGCCGCGGAGGCCTGCGAGCGGGCGGTGGAGCTGGAGGAGGCCTGCCGGATCACCCTGCTCACCACCGGGCTGCCGCGCCGTGAGCTCACCCCGGAGGCCACCCGCCACCTCGCCGCACGCTGGTCCAGCCCGTGGGGCGGGCGCACTAGAGTCGGGTCCTCAGCCGGACCGTCGGAGAGGTGACGATGGCGAGCCCGCCCCTGATCCCCGAGCAGCGCAGGCAGGAGATCCTGCGGTTGCTCCGCCGGTCACAGGTCCTGAGCTACAACCAGCTGACCGAGCAGCTCGGGGTCAGTCACATGACCGTGCGGCGCGACGTCGAGGCGCTGACCAAGCAGGGTGCCGTCGAGTCGACGCCCGGCGGGGCGCGGCTGGCGAGCCGGCTGCTGCGCGAGCCGGACCGCGCCGAGAAGGCGGTGGCCGAGCGCCCGGAGAAGGAGGCGATGGCCGTCGCCGCGGCCGCCATGGTCACCGACGGCATGACCGTCTACCTCGACGCGGGCACCACCGTCCAGGCCATGCGCCCGCACCTCGGGCACCTGCACGACCTGACGGTGGTCAGCAACGACCTGGCGACCGTGACCGACTTCCTCGACCTCCCCGGCGTCGACCTGATCTGCCTGGGCGGGCGGGTCGAGCGGGAGAACCGGTCCACCGCGGGTCGGCTCGCGACCCTCGCGCTGCGCGAGCTGTCGCTCGACCTGGCGTTCCTGTCGTCCAGCTCGTGGGACCTCGGGCACGGGGTCACCACGCCGGTCGAGGCCAAGGTGGACGTCAAGCGCGCCGCGCTCGCCGCGGCGGGCTCGTCCGTGCTGGTCGCGGGGAGCAGCAAGTACGGGCGGTTCGCCCGCTACCGGGTGCTGCGGCTGGACGAGATCGACACCGTGATCACCGACGACGGTCTCGACGACGAGGCCGCCGCCGGGATCGAGGCCGGCGGGGCCGGACTCGTCCGGGTCCGGCCGCACGGCGGGTGACCGGTCAGGAGTCCCCGGTGAGGGCCCCGGCGACCGGGCCGAGCGGCGGGGCCCACTCCCGGATCTGCACGTCGGCGATCACCCCGGCGGCGGCGTAGGGGTCGTCGTCCAGCACGGCCTGCACGGCGGCACGGTCGGCGGCGCGGAACACCAGCAGCCCGCCCGCCGGCTCGTCCGGCGCCCAGGCCCCGGCGACGAGCAGCTCCGGGCGCCCGGCGAGATAGCTGCGGTGCTCGTCCCGCGCGGCGAACCGCCGCTCGTGGTCGGAGGTGTAGGTGTAGATCACGGCAAAGGTCGGCACACCCCCATCGTGCCCCACACCCCACTCCCCCTTCCTCCACCCCGTCCCCCTTCTCCACTCATGGAGCTTCGGCCTCGTCACACCGGGCCGAAGCTCCATGAGTGGGTCCGGGGCGGGCGGGTCAGGTGCCGGATCGGGCCCGGCGGCCGGCGATCGCGGCGAGCAGCTCGCGGGTGTGGTCGTCGTGCGGGTCGGCGAACAGCTCCGCGGTGGGCCGC harbors:
- a CDS encoding LLM class flavin-dependent oxidoreductase — translated: MRYSVNVPNFGDFQDPRVVADLARTAEQAGWDGLWVWDHVLHVRAEERALADPWVLLTAAALATDRIRLGAMVTPVARRRPITLAKTLTTLDRLSGGRMVCGVGLGAPIGDEFGRFGEPTDPRVLAERLDEGLDALAMLWSGEPAHYQGRHVVLDDVLCLPVPVQRPRIPVWVAGNWPNRRPLRRAARWDGVIPILPGTETGELPSAGDVARVVEVVGGQRAETGALDRPFDVVIGGTTAPEQADRVAELAGAGATWWDERRPFDDRVGELGPLLRRVEQGPPRLAP
- a CDS encoding SLC13 family permease, producing MSPEVIALIVFALVFAISAIRNVHMGALALVAAFVVGIGVVGESLDDILGDFPVDALLILLGITYLFGMARETGTIDWLVDRSVRLVGDRVALLPWAMWLIGTAVACLGTSHAAFAVVPITMSLATTHRISPTLMGIAMSSAIVGGALAPTSINGITVGTVARTAGIPYDAGLMFFLSVGVNALVVLVAFLMFGGPELVRRSRRGAATDPSDGPVPGGGGVATAERTHTEPAPALTGLQIGVLATLVLLVVGFFTLTVLEVDVNLGVVALTLAVGLSLWNPEVGRRAVAKVDWGTILLLGGILTYVGVLTRLGAIDQLGELARSVNVPLVAAIVLCVIAGLVSAFASTIGILGALIPLAVPLLVVGGGLETTGFIYALAISASLVDCAPFSTTGATIVASAAEPERPRLSNRLTVWGFSMVLIGPAFTILTMVVPFLLLG
- a CDS encoding homoserine dehydrogenase yields the protein MIHPHPARAHVPVRIALTGANGGYGRTLLAQLRRTPELVPAVLVDPDAAGLDRTLAELGLDRDRLTVLPDAAGVAWADVDVLVEATGRIDVGTACAAAALDHGVHVVMVSKEVDTVAGIALAERARAAGRAYLPADGDQPANLIRLVDWVSATGLEIVAIGKAGEYDLVLDPVAGTVEQNGSVFPAPALAGLLDLGPDVRATLAARADAVAALKRSAAADLCEMTVVATRTGAVPDREDLHYPVARIAELADVYAAREHGGVRSRDGVVDVFSALRLPGEASVAGGVFAVVRTDDPVTWEMLRGKGHVVSRDGRYACLYWPYHAMGAETPLTIHAAVDGAGPAPQPRPTTVLAARTAGDLDPGTEFTVAGHHHEIAGVAPVMVAAEPGVAPYYLLAGARLNRAVGAGELVRVGDLDGADPGALAAHRVAEAAMTGAGVPA
- the otnK gene encoding 3-oxo-tetronate kinase; the encoded protein is MLGAVADDFTGATDLAIMLRRNGHRVAVVIEEHDPGPAVRAGLDAVVVALKSRTAPVAEAVAASERAVDRLRDWGADRLYVKYCSTFDSTDRGNIGPVLDAVADRAGATTVVVAPALPANGRTVYQGHLFVGAELLENSPMRHHPLTPMTRSRVAELLAPQTPHAVEEIGLATVRRGPDAVRTALADSAGRYVVVDTVDDDDLRTLGAAVADAPVVSGGSGLALGLPDPGTPADDWRPAAPGTLRLTLCGSASAATRRQVADAARTAPTLRVDPAAAVRDPGAEIARLIGWVREQPAGSAPVVYATAGPDDLVSEVDGAPVAPAVETVLAGTGRELVADGTVSRLLVAGGETSGAVVRALGVGLLRIGPEIAPGICWTAAETAGGRAVTLALKSGNFGPDDLFTSAWEVLA
- a CDS encoding class II aldolase/adducin family protein; protein product: MSPVDELLAAGARVVADGLSPGTSGNISVRDGDRVLVSGSGTSLGGLGPGDVAVLDLDGHHLGGARPSKEWPLHLAFYARDAAHRAVVHVHSPYAVAASCLEPWSEASAVPPLTPYYVMRVGQAPLLPYRPPGDPALGDDLAACPWELRAALLANHGSVLAGRDAAEACERAVELEEACRITLLTTGLPRRELTPEATRHLAARWSSPWGGRTRVGSSAGPSER
- a CDS encoding DeoR/GlpR family DNA-binding transcription regulator yields the protein MASPPLIPEQRRQEILRLLRRSQVLSYNQLTEQLGVSHMTVRRDVEALTKQGAVESTPGGARLASRLLREPDRAEKAVAERPEKEAMAVAAAAMVTDGMTVYLDAGTTVQAMRPHLGHLHDLTVVSNDLATVTDFLDLPGVDLICLGGRVERENRSTAGRLATLALRELSLDLAFLSSSSWDLGHGVTTPVEAKVDVKRAALAAAGSSVLVAGSSKYGRFARYRVLRLDEIDTVITDDGLDDEAAAGIEAGGAGLVRVRPHGG
- a CDS encoding YciI family protein, with the translated sequence MPTFAVIYTYTSDHERRFAARDEHRSYLAGRPELLVAGAWAPDEPAGGLLVFRAADRAAVQAVLDDDPYAAAGVIADVQIREWAPPLGPVAGALTGDS